The following proteins come from a genomic window of Sorghum bicolor cultivar BTx623 chromosome 3, Sorghum_bicolor_NCBIv3, whole genome shotgun sequence:
- the LOC8068030 gene encoding DNA ligase 6 isoform X1, whose protein sequence is MASLLSSPEDSKSLSVTTSSLFLSTIASLPSPHAFSIPTSASTPLPPVPASVPPTALIPGSRFLVDAFRHAGDFSVAYFLSHFHSDHYSGLGPSWRRGLVFCSAPTARLVSSVLSVPPQLVVSLDVGVRITVDGWSVTAVDANHCPGAVQFLFASPGPSAERYVHTGDFRYTESMTRDPNLLEFVRADAVFLDTTYCNPKFTFPSQEDSVDYVVNAIKRVKEESSVSGERVLCLITTYAVGKERILLEVARRCGCSIHVDSRKMKILTVLGFGGENGVFTEDATGTDVHVIGWNILGETWPYFQPNFVKMKEIMIERGYAKAVGFVPTGWMYETKKEGFAVRVKDSLEIHLVPYSEHSSYNELRDYIKFLHPKKVIPTVGVDAGRLDSKEAVALQKHFAGLVDETANKQEFLMAFHRRLIDATHSCKDVVAKCSSQHDGEDAALLPAITSASEQQDTLTLRENITQEMIKELSDFLPSWVSQEQITDLLMSSGGDVVKAASEFFERERDFFEEANVSCNDTPKSEKKHSSDCASSADVSSQQESPLFSQKPVEYSAKLVNLSPMIMKLNTPKKVKKRGSSTTNKPKKKGRLTSSTESGGRKQSTITNYFIRATETTEAAFKRGRTEKVTEEAHQNNVENGDQLAYTAKTQDQSVDQLLQIVDGSMSREYAVSLLEKANGDVAVAVDIFYSSSESNNVIDVDKNIVLQNAQSETVDKCSKTDMASDFSQATPKMTNLHGTSLAHGDSANTSLPIEKYLPIEHACWTAGQPAPYLHLARTFDLVEKEKGKIKTTAIFCNMFRSLLALSPDDVLPAVYLCTNKISPDHENMELNIGGSLVVTTLEESLGTSRSKIHEMYKTYGDLGTVAQECRQNQTLLAPPRPLSIRDVYSTLRKLSAISGSGSAGRRKILVLHLIRSCRETEMKFLVRTLVRNLRIGAMMKTILPALAHAVVFDRNCAADPVVSLEGIKSQLQVCMNSLSTEVAEAYNVIPNLDLLIPSLLREGTAFSASSLAMVPGTPIPPMLARITNGLTQSLKAFHGRSFTCEYKYDGQRAQIHKLPDGSVRIFSRQMKESTSRFPDLVNMIKELCKPEVSSFILDAEVVGIDRKKGNKLMSFQELSSRERGNKHSSISIENIKVDICVFVFDIMFHGGERLLDCPLRQRRKYIHDLFQEKPGYFELAQQLTVEACEASPDNSSTLARMNTFFKNACQSSCEGIMLKTLDVDAGYSASKRCDSWLKVKRDYVEGLGDSLDLVPIGAWYGNGRKAGWYSPFLMACYNPETEEFQSVCRVMSGFSDDFYKEMKEFYSGERILPKKPVYYKTDEQPELWFTAEQIWEIRGADLTLSPVHHAAIGLVHPSRGISVRMPRYIRSVPDRSPEDCGTATDIASMFKAQTRKMDVSSEGQE, encoded by the exons ATGGCGTCCCTCCTCTCCTCCCCCGAAGATTCCAAATCGCTGTCCGTCACCACATCATCGCTTTTCCTTTCCACCATCGCCTCGCTCCCCTCTCCCCACGCCTTCTCCATCCCCACCTCCGCCTCCACGCCTCTCCCGCCCGTCCCGGCCTCTGTGCCTCCCACCGCGCTCATCCCGGGCTCCCGCTTCCTCGTCGATGCCTTCCGCCATGCTGGGGACTTCTCTGTCGCCTACTTTCTCTCGCACTTCCACTCCGACCACTACAGTGGCCTCGGCCCTTCCTGGCGCCGCGGCCTTGTCTTCTGCTCCGCGCCAACCGCACGCCTCGTCTCATCCGTGCTCTCTGTCCCGCCGCAGCTTGTCGTCTCCCTCGATGTCGGTGTCCGTATCACCGTTGATGGGTGGAGCGTCACCGCGGTGGACGCCAATCACTGCCCCGGTGCCGTCCAGTTCCTATTCGCCTCCCCTGGGCCGAGCGCCGAGAGGTATGTACACACCGGTGACTTCCGTTACACAGAGTCTATGACGCGCGATCCTAACCTGCTGGAGTTCGTCCGTGCTGATGCGGTGTTTCTGGACACCACATACTGTAACCCCAAGTTTACATTCCCTTCGCAAGAGGATTCTGTGGATTACGTAGTGAATGCAATCAAACGTGTGAAAGAGGAGAGTTCAGTATCAGGAGAGCGTGTGCTGTGTCTGATCACGACCTATGCGGTCGGCAAAGAGAGGATTTTGCTGGAGGTTGCACGGCGCTGCGGGTGTTCAATCCATGTGGACAGTAGGAAGATGAAAATTTTGACAGTGTTGGGGTTCGGTGGGGAGAATGGCGTTTTTACTGAGGATGCAACAGGGACGGATGTGCATGTTATTGGGTGGAATATCTTAGGGGAGACTTGGCCCTACTTCCAGCCGAATTTTGTGAAGATGAAGGAGATCATGATTGAGAGAGGGTATGCGAAGGCTGTCGGGTTTGTACCAACTGGGTGGATGTATGAAACCAAGAAGGAAGGTTTTGCTGTTAGGGTGAAAGATTCACTCGAAATCCATCTTGTTCCTTACAGTGAGCACTCAAGCTACAATGAGTTGCGTGACTATATTAAGTTTTTGCACCCAAAGAAGGTGATCCCTACTGTTGGAGTGGATGCTGGGAGGCTCGATAGTAAGGAGGCAGTTGCTCTGCAGAAGCATTTTGCTGGGTTGGTGGATGAGACAGCAAACAAACAGGAGTTCTTGATGGCATTCCATCGTAGGTTGATAGATGCTACTCATAGCTGCAAAGATGTGGTTGCTAAGTGCTCGAGCCAGCATGACGGGGAGGATGCTGCTTTGTTACCAGCAATCACTTCTGCTTCTGAACAACAGGATACTCTGACTCTGAGGGAGAATATTACGCAGGAAATGATTAAAGAACTATCAGATTTCCTACCATCGTGGGTCAGCCAGGAACAGATCACAGACCTGCTGATGAGTTCAGGTGGTGATGTTGTTAAAGCAGCATCTGAATTTTTTGAGCGGGAAAGAGATTTCTTTGAAGAAGCAAATGTTTCTTGTAATGACACACCCAAGTCAGAGAAAAAGCATTCTTCTGATTGTGCGTCTTCTGCTGATGTAAGTAGTCAGCAAGAATCTCCTTTATTTTCGCAGAAGCCAGTGGAATACTCTGCAAAACTGGTAAATTTGTCTCCTATGATAATGAAACTAAATACTCCCAAAAAGGTAAAAAAGAGGGGTTCCAGCACTACAAACAAGCCAAAAAAGAAAGGACGATTAACTTCCTCGACAGAATCTGGTGGGCGCAAGCAGTCCACAATTACAAATTATTTCATTAGAGCTACAGAAACCACAGAAGCTGCTTTTAAAAGGGGTAGGACTGAAAAAGTAACTGAGGAGGCACATCAAAATAATGTGGAAAATGGTGATCAGTTAGCTTATACTGCAAAAACACAAGATCAGAGTGTAGACCAGCTTCTCCAGATTGTAGATGGTAGCATGTCTAGAGAATATGCAGTTTCTTTGCTTGAGAAGGCAAATGGAGATGTGGCTGTAGCAGTTGACATATTTTACAGTTCAAGTGAGAGTAACAATGTAATTGACGTTGATAAGAACATTGTGCTGCAGAATGCACAAAGTGAAACTGTAGATAAATGTAGTAAAACAGACATGGCTAGTGATTTTTCTCAGGCTACTCCAAAGATGACAAACTTACATGGAACTTCTTTAGCACATGGAGATTCTGCCAATACATCACTGCCAATTGAAAAGTATCTACCTATTGAACATG CTTGCTGGACAGCAGGACAGCCTGCACCATACTTGCATTTGGCTCGCACATTTGATTTGgttgaaaaggaaaaaggaaagatCAAAACTACCGCAATATTTTGCAACATGTTCAGGAG TTTGCTTGCTTTATCCCCTGATGATGTTCtacctgctgtttatctgtgtaCTAATAAAATTTCTCCTGACCATGAAAATATG GAACTGAACATTGGTGGGAGTCTAGTTGTAACTACTCTGGAGGAATCATTAGGAACCAGCAGATCTAAAATACATGAAATGTACAAAACTTATGGTGATCTTG GTACGGTTGCCCAAGAATGTCGTCAGAACCAAACACTGCTTGCTCCTCCCCGTCCTCTCTCGATTCGTGATGTATATTCCACACTTCGGAAACTAAG TGCAATATCAGGTAGTGGAAGTGCTGGGAGGAGAAAAATTCTTGTCTTGCATCTTATTCGGTCTTGTAGAGAAACAGAAATGAAATTTCTTGTCAGAACACTG GTTCGTAACTTGCGTATTGGGGCTATGATGAAGACGATATTACCTGCGCTTGCACATGCTGTTGTTTTTGATAGAAACTGTGCAGCAGATCCTGTTGTGTCCTTGGAAGGCATAAAATCACAACTACAGGTTTGTATGAAC AGTCTTTCAACTGAAGTTGCCGAGGCATACAATGTCATTCCTAATCTA GATCTGCTCATTCCTTctcttttgagagaaggcactgcattttcagcttcatccttGGCAATGGTGCCTGGCACACCTATTCCACCTATGCTTGCTAG AATTACTAATGGGTTGACTCAGTCGCTGAAAGCTTTCCATGGCAGATCATTTACTTGTGAGTACAA GTATGATGGTCAGCGAGCCCAGATTCACAAACTACCTGATGGATCTGTGCGAATATTTTCAAGGCAAATGAAAGAATCAACTTCCAGATTTCCTGATCTTGTGAACATGATTAAGGAGCTGTGCAAGCCTGAAGTGTCCAGCTTTATACTGGATGCTGAG GTGGTGGGAATTGACAGGAAGAAAGGAAACAAGTTGATGTCGTTCCAAGAGCTATCTTCAAGAGAAAGAGGGAACAAGCATTCCTCAATTTCAATAGAGAACATAAAG GTTGACATTTGTGTGTTTGTTTTTGACATCATGTTCCACGGTGGAGAGAG GCTACTGGATTGCCCTCTTCGGCAAAGAAGAAAGT ACATTCATGACTTGTTCCAGGAAAAGCCAGGATATTTTGAGTTAGCTCAGCAACTAACT GTAGAAGCCTGTGAAGCTTCACCAGACAATTCTAGCACTTTGGCTAGGATGAACACATTTTTCAAAAATGCATGCCAGTCTTCTTGTGAGGGTATAATGTTAAAGACTTTGGATGTCGATGCTGGATACTCTGCTTCCAAACGCTGTGATTCATGGTTAAAG GTCAAGCGTGACTATGTGGAAGGCTTAGGTGATAGCCTTGACTTAGTTCCAATTGGTGCATGGTATGGAAATGGACGTAAAGCTGGGTG GTACAGCCCTTTTCTCATGGCATGCTACAACCCTGAAACTGAAGAGTTCCAAAGTGTATGCCGTGTTATGTCTGGTTTCTCAGATGATTTTTATAAAGAG ATGAAGGAGTTTTATTCCGGGGAAAGGATACTGCCCAAGAAGCCTGTTTACTACAAAACAGATGAGCAACCAGAGCTGTGGTTCACCGCAGAACAAATTTGGGAGATCCGAGGTGCAG ACCTGACGTTGTCCCCTGTTCACCATGCGGCCATTGGGCTTGTCCATCCATCGCGCGGCATCTCGGTGAGGATGCCCAGGTACATCCGTTCAGTTCCAGACCGGAGCCCAGAGGATTGCGGCACTGCCACCGATATTGCTAGCATGTTCAAAGCTCAGACCCGGAAGATGGATGTCAGCAGCGAGGGCCAGGAGTAG